Genomic segment of Prochlorococcus marinus str. GP2:
ATCAATAATCCTTTTTTTGTTTTTCTAATTTGTAGTCTTTCGGCTTGAATATCTTTTCTTTGTTGCATCCTTTTTTTATATGAGCTCTCATCGCTATCCGGTGATAATTTACCTCCCATTCCAAGTTTGTTTGCTTGATTATCAAGGTTAAATATTTTCTCGGAAGATGAAGGTTTTTCTTGCATATGACCCTAATTTTTATTCAATGATTATAAATCTTTAAAAATTTTTAGCTCTTTTAACTTTTAAAAGAGCATTATTTACTGCTTGTTGTTGATCTCTTTTAGTAATCCAGTGGTGATAAGTTTGAGTATGTAAACTAACCGAATGTCCCATCATTCTGGCAGCAACAGTATCAGGTAAATCATAAAAAATTGTTCTTACAGCCCAAGCATGCCTTAGATCATAAGGTTTTATTTGTAAAGAGTAACGCTTAAACTGGTCTGTAATTTTTTTCCCAATATTTTGTAAGGTTGTAACTTTAAGGTCTCTATTAATATTTGGAAGTAGTTCTGGATTTTCACCAAGTTTTGATAATTCGAACTTTTCCACCCATTCAGGATGAAATGGCCAAACTTGATGTTCTCCAGTTTTAGTTGTTGGTAAAACTCGAATAATTTTGTCCCCAAAATTAGTTAGAGAACTTAAATCACAAAAAAATACTTCATGATTTCTTAATCCATATGTAGCCATCAATCCAAAAACAAATCTCCAAGATTTGTTTGGTATCGTCTCCCAAATTTTCTCTATCAACTCGTCTTTAGGGAGATCCCTAAATCCTGCTTTGTTCAGACCATATCCTCTAGAATTTAATTTCCAATCTTCGGGTAGTTTAACGTCCAAAAACTTAGCCAAAACACTAAGAGAAGTAGCGCATTGTTTCCTGCTTCTACTACTTTCCTTGTAACTTTCAAGTGTTTTTTCAAATATTTTTACTAAATCTTTATTGCTTTGAGCTCTATATATGCTCAGGATTCTTTTTAAATATGGCTTGTAAGAACTTCTCCAAGTAGTTTTTCTAGTACTACTTAAATATACATTTTTACTTTCTTTAAAAAAAAATTCCTCAAATTGATTTAATTTATTTGGAAATTCAAAATCATTTTTTATTTCTTTTTGATTAGAGGAGCTTATCCAATTAATCCAGTCAAATTGATTTAATTCAAGTTGCAAATTTATTAATTGTAATTTTTTTTTAGCCTCCTCTAATCCCAAAATATCAGCTTTTAAACCAAGAGATATTCTCTGATCTTTAAAGTTCCTTTTATCTTTTTTTGAAGGCAGTAAACCTCTAATATTTAATTTCTCCCCCCTCTTTTCAATCCTAAGTTTGCTTCCTTGAGTAGCAAAATTATCATTGATATTATTAATTTCCTGAATTATGTGCATTTATTTATATAATTGACCATATAATGACGTTTTTAATGTTGATTTTCAATCTCCATAATTCTTAAATGAGCAAAATAGGCGTCTTACTAATGAATTTAGGAGGGCCTGAGCGCATTACAGATGTTGGCCCATTCTTATACAATCTTTTTTCTGATCCAGAAATAATCAGGACTCCTTTTCCTGCATTTCAAAAGCCTTTGGCTTGGTTGATATCTACTCTCAGAAGTACTACTTCACAACAGGCTTATCTTTCTATAGGTGGTGGATCGCCCATAAGAAGAATAACTGAACAACAAGCCAGAGAATTGCAATCTAAGTTGAGAAATAAAGGATTAAATGCTACTACCTACATAGCTATGAGGTATTGGCATCCTTTTACGGAATCAGCTATTGCTGACATGAAAGCAGATGGTATAGATCAAATTGTTGTTATTCCTTTGTATCCACATTTTTCAATAAGTACAAGTGGTTCAAGCTTTAGGGAATTAAAGAAATTGCGAGACTCTGATAATGACTTTAAAAAAATCCCTATGAGATGTGTAAGAAGTTGGTTTAGTCAATCAGGTTATTTAAAGTCAATGGTTGAATTGATCTCTGAACAAATTTCACTTTGTGAATCACCTTCCAATGCGCATATTTTTTTCACTGCTCATGGAGTTCCTAAGAGTTATGTAGAGGAGGCTGGAGACCCCTATAAACAACAAATTGAAGATTGCTCTTTATTGATAATAAATGAGCTGGAAAAATATTTAGGACATAGTAACCCTCATACACTTTCTTATCAAAGTAGAGTTGGTCCAGTTGAATGGTTGAAACCTTATACAGAAGAGGTGTTAACTGATCTTGGAAAGTCAAATGTTAATGATTTAGTAGTGGTACCAATAAGTTTTGTTGGAGAGCATATTGAGACGTTGCAAGAAATTGACATTGAGTATAAAGAAATTGCTGAAAAAGCTGGTATCAAAAACTTTCGTAGAGTAAAAGCTTTAAATACACATCCTACTTTTATTGAAGGTCTCAGTGATCTGGTGATTTCTTGTTTAGACGGGCCATTGGTAAATATAGAGGAGGCTTCTCAGTTGCCTGAAAAAGTTAAACTTTACCCCCAGGAGAAATGGCAATGGGGTTGGAATAATAGTTCAGAGGTTTGGAATGGAAGGGTTGCTATGATTGTTTTTCTTGTACTTTTTATTGAACTTATCTTAGGCTCTGGACCTTTGCACAGGTTAGGAATTTTGTAAAAATCAATGAGTATTTATTTGAAAAATCATAATTTACAGGAAGACTTTAAGGAAATATTCTCACATTACATTTCTAAATGAGGCAAAAGTGATTAATTAAGTTTAATATTTAAAGTAATCATTGAATTTCTTTAGTGACTCTTACTTCGAGATCCTTGTCAAAGGATAATTCAAAAAATGAAAACCCCATTTGGATAACAGGTGCAGATGCACTAATGGACTCTCTAAAAATTCATGGGGTAAAGGTTATATTTGGATACCCTGGAGGAGCCATACTCCCTATTTATGATGCTGTTCATAAAGCAGAAAAAGACGGTTGGTTGAAGCACTACATGGTGAGACATGAACAAGGAGGATCTCATGCTGCTGATGGATATGCTAGATCGACTGGTGATGTAGGAGTGTGTTTTGGAACTTCAGGTCCAGGGGCAACAAATTTAGTAACGGGAATTGCCACTGCTCAAATGGATTCAGTACCTTTAGTAGTTGTTACGGGACAAGTCCCAAGACCTGCTATAGGGACTGATGCCTTTCAAGAAACTGATATTTTTGGAATAACTCTTCCAATCGTTAAGCATTCATGGGTTATAAGAGACCCCTCAGATATAGCAAGAATAGTTTCTGAAGCTTTTTTTATAGCATCTTCTGGAAGACCCGGCCCCGTTTTAATTGATATACCAAAGGACGTGGGTCAGGAATTCTTTCATTACCAAAGAGTTTTACCTGGGGAGATTATTCCTAAAGGATTTAAAAGAAATGGAGATATTAATGATTGCGATATAAAAAAAGCTATAAAATTAATAGAGGACTCTGAGAGACCTCTTTTATATGTTGGCGGTGGTGCAATATCTTCAGGGGCGCATGATGAGATAAGAACTTTGGCAAAGAATTATCAAATACCAGTTACAACAACTTTAATGGGGAAAGGCGCTTTTGATGAAAAAGATAATTTATCAGTTGGGATGTTAGGAATGCATGGAACTGCTTATGCGAACTTTGCAGTTACGGATTGTGATCTTTTAATAGCTATTGGTTCTAGGTTTGATGATAGGGTTACTGGGAAATTGAATACTTTTGCTCCTAATGCAAAAGTCATTCATATAGATATTGACCCAGCAGAAGTTAATAAAAATAGGCGTGTAGACGTTGCAATTATTTCTGATGTTAAAAAAGCTGTAAGTAGAATTAATGAAAAATCTCTTAATAACAAATTTGCTTGTCAAACGAAAAACTGGTTAGAAAAAATTGATTATTGGAAAAATAAACATCCTTTATATGACCCTCCTAAAGATGGTGAAATTTATCCTCAGGAAGTTCTTTTAACAGTTAGAGAAATTTTGCCAGAAGCTTATGTAACTACAGATGTAGGCCAACATCAGATGTGGGCTGCTCAATACCTTAGGAATTCACCAAGAAAATGGATTAGTAGTGCAGGCTTAGGTACTATGGGTTTTGGATTGCCAGCTGCAATTGGAGTGAAGGCTGCCTTACCTAATTCAGATGTAATTTGCATAGCAGGAGATGCAAGCGTTTTAATGAATATTCAAGAATTAGGTACATTGTCCCAATATGGTTTAAACGTAAAGTTGATCATAATTAATAATCGCTGGCAAGGGATGGTAAGGCAATGGCAGGAAAGTTTCTACAATGAAAGGTATTCCTCATCGGACATGAGTTGTGGTGAACCTAATTTTGTAAAACTTGCTGAGTCTTTCGGAGTTAAGGGATACCTAATTTCTGATAGAAAACAGTTACAAAATCAATTACAACATGCATTTGATCATAATGGTCCTGCCTTAATTAATGTTCTAGTTAGAAGAGGTGAAAATTGTTATCCAATGGTACCTCCTGGGAAAAGTAACGCACAAATGGTTGGATATGTTAATTCTGAAGAATGATTTTTTTAATACGTTATTTTAAAAAATTATCTTTAATATAATTTGAAAACTTAGATGCTTCTGAATTGAAAAAATTATCAACAATTTTAATAATCTACTCGATTGTTTTTAACCCTGTAATAGTTAACGCGGCTGAAATTCTTCAAATAAAAAGCTCAAATACTATTTTGGTGGGAGATCAAAATAGGAGTCTAAATATTAGATTATTTTGTGTAGATGTAAATGAAAATGATGAGGTCAAAGCGACTAATTTACTTAAGAGTGAATTCCCAAGGGGGAGCAAAGTAAAAATAAAACCTTTTGGTTTTAAAGAAAATTTATTATTAGCCAAAGTCTCTAATATTAAAGGTACTAAGGAGATGACCGAATTATTAGTTGCTAAAGACTTAACTAGTAAAATTTGCCCAAATTAACTATCTCTGTGAGCAAATACAATTCCATTGTCTCGAGATTGTTTTGCTCCTTCTCCAGGAATTAAATTCATTTTTTAATTTGTATGTGCATAAATTTGAGATGTCTATATTCGTATTAAGAATGTTCTCATTTAAAAGTTGTCTATAGGCAGATTTTTTAAGATCAATATGATTTAAGTTTTGCTCTTTGAAGTGATTTAAATCACTAAAACATAGATCACTTTCAGTTTTAGTCCAATTGACGGTTATGTTTTTGTTTTCGGCCTTTCTATAAAATTCTTTGAGTGTAACTTTATCAACTAAATAATGTTCCTTAGAAATCGCAGGTCCTATTGCAACAAGTAAGTCATCTCTATATGTCCCAAAGTTATCGAAAATTTTAACCATATTTTTTATAATTTTTTTTTCTAAACCTTTTCTTCCACAATGCAAGGTCGCTACATTTCTTGTCCTTTTATCAGCAAAAAATATTGGCATACAATCAGCTGTATAAACCCATAAGTTTTGATTGCATTTATTATTAACAAGACCATCTGCATCAGTCTTAATCCCTTCTTCCGAATGAGATCCGAACACTATCACATTACTGTGAATTTGATTAGAAACACAATTTGTGTAGTTTTCATTAAAGTGATTTCCTAATAATTGAAGAAATTTCTCAGAGCTAGACTTCGTAAAGAAGGCATGTTTGAAATTATTTTGACTAAGGACAGGTGATGAATAATACTCAAATTTCTTGTGTTGAATAAATATTTCAGCTTTTGAGAAATATATTTCTTTGTAAGGAATAGTTCCTGCTCCTAAACTTAATCTATGAAATTAATTCAATATCTCTCAAAATCCAGAATCCTGCAAATTTCTCGATGTATGGTGTTGACTGTATGGAAATAAATTGATAACCAAAAGAGTTTTTTTTATTTTCTAAAAACTTTGTACTCAAAATGTTTGCATCTTTTTCTGGTAAATCAGTTACCAGCCACTTATCATCTTCTGAAGCTTCAAGTATGAGTTGTGTCTTATTGATGACTAATTTAATAGGTTCTAAACAGC
This window contains:
- the hemH gene encoding ferrochelatase, whose product is MSKIGVLLMNLGGPERITDVGPFLYNLFSDPEIIRTPFPAFQKPLAWLISTLRSTTSQQAYLSIGGGSPIRRITEQQARELQSKLRNKGLNATTYIAMRYWHPFTESAIADMKADGIDQIVVIPLYPHFSISTSGSSFRELKKLRDSDNDFKKIPMRCVRSWFSQSGYLKSMVELISEQISLCESPSNAHIFFTAHGVPKSYVEEAGDPYKQQIEDCSLLIINELEKYLGHSNPHTLSYQSRVGPVEWLKPYTEEVLTDLGKSNVNDLVVVPISFVGEHIETLQEIDIEYKEIAEKAGIKNFRRVKALNTHPTFIEGLSDLVISCLDGPLVNIEEASQLPEKVKLYPQEKWQWGWNNSSEVWNGRVAMIVFLVLFIELILGSGPLHRLGIL
- the pgeF gene encoding peptidoglycan editing factor PgeF; the encoded protein is MPYKEIYFSKAEIFIQHKKFEYYSSPVLSQNNFKHAFFTKSSSEKFLQLLGNHFNENYTNCVSNQIHSNVIVFGSHSEEGIKTDADGLVNNKCNQNLWVYTADCMPIFFADKRTRNVATLHCGRKGLEKKIIKNMVKIFDNFGTYRDDLLVAIGPAISKEHYLVDKVTLKEFYRKAENKNITVNWTKTESDLCFSDLNHFKEQNLNHIDLKKSAYRQLLNENILNTNIDISNLCTYKLKNEFNSWRRSKTISRQWNCICSQR
- the ilvB gene encoding biosynthetic-type acetolactate synthase large subunit, whose amino-acid sequence is MTLTSRSLSKDNSKNENPIWITGADALMDSLKIHGVKVIFGYPGGAILPIYDAVHKAEKDGWLKHYMVRHEQGGSHAADGYARSTGDVGVCFGTSGPGATNLVTGIATAQMDSVPLVVVTGQVPRPAIGTDAFQETDIFGITLPIVKHSWVIRDPSDIARIVSEAFFIASSGRPGPVLIDIPKDVGQEFFHYQRVLPGEIIPKGFKRNGDINDCDIKKAIKLIEDSERPLLYVGGGAISSGAHDEIRTLAKNYQIPVTTTLMGKGAFDEKDNLSVGMLGMHGTAYANFAVTDCDLLIAIGSRFDDRVTGKLNTFAPNAKVIHIDIDPAEVNKNRRVDVAIISDVKKAVSRINEKSLNNKFACQTKNWLEKIDYWKNKHPLYDPPKDGEIYPQEVLLTVREILPEAYVTTDVGQHQMWAAQYLRNSPRKWISSAGLGTMGFGLPAAIGVKAALPNSDVICIAGDASVLMNIQELGTLSQYGLNVKLIIINNRWQGMVRQWQESFYNERYSSSDMSCGEPNFVKLAESFGVKGYLISDRKQLQNQLQHAFDHNGPALINVLVRRGENCYPMVPPGKSNAQMVGYVNSEE
- a CDS encoding site-specific integrase, which produces MHIIQEINNINDNFATQGSKLRIEKRGEKLNIRGLLPSKKDKRNFKDQRISLGLKADILGLEEAKKKLQLINLQLELNQFDWINWISSSNQKEIKNDFEFPNKLNQFEEFFFKESKNVYLSSTRKTTWRSSYKPYLKRILSIYRAQSNKDLVKIFEKTLESYKESSRSRKQCATSLSVLAKFLDVKLPEDWKLNSRGYGLNKAGFRDLPKDELIEKIWETIPNKSWRFVFGLMATYGLRNHEVFFCDLSSLTNFGDKIIRVLPTTKTGEHQVWPFHPEWVEKFELSKLGENPELLPNINRDLKVTTLQNIGKKITDQFKRYSLQIKPYDLRHAWAVRTIFYDLPDTVAARMMGHSVSLHTQTYHHWITKRDQQQAVNNALLKVKRAKNF